From the Montipora capricornis isolate CH-2021 chromosome 2, ASM3666992v2, whole genome shotgun sequence genome, one window contains:
- the LOC138038226 gene encoding uncharacterized protein, protein MEAEKRDPENEVKCWSRQTYLRTLSELPEAIPHFVHRQSDELSKILTCLRPESKCKYVLLHGAPGIGKTTLAIKAGNEILEVNDRALVVYINCKYIHSYADFSEKVIRQIYQSLYPANNPEAEITNRVISVNKNFFILLLLDNFEFLLGNANDNEQENRRSAASLFPNSNDRRLIENSIVEISKCARNVKLLVTSSKIVCFPQIGPETVTLERFSPEETFKLLKNTRRDRITVETSNQLHETCNGIPLVLHTFMSSAANLVDLVDYMSSSPPGYNMEIFGRANTVPHDLTIGKCLDYCFSRLRTQEQHTLLSVALVRGWFTLPKVAKAFCSATSSERDITGHVEELRNCSLLQYSMFGETCRYTFLSIIRDYCIHKAASEQRFRVVIRGARNLLIDHLISFLKETSKKFLSKDAVESAIKDFAWEKENVLQLVEWIEKGEVDMERIRKCIDAFNVAGELLAKMMAKSMFKVVYDSLVRKCEEMGEQRRLGECLTSLGIKEIFNCTCTAGLCDEATARAQPYLERANKIQSDLGIKHGNSRAQCLAKLGRCLAKAKSNDSRERERGMIEDAILIRQNAVRTPDEEEGGENVCHVMLGATFNDKAVALSLESDHGQAVKIRRDEVLPIYRERLGDHPFTATILNNLSNNHRDLREIEAAERYVREALEIRLNLLDVHRDTCKSLFDLGMVLKEKREFQEAKTNLEKCKAMQEKLANDDTIVQQTQRELEAVRLELGELQ, encoded by the exons atggaggcagagaagagagaccctgaaAACGAGGTTAAGTGTTGGTCCAGGCAGA ctTACCTACGGACTTTGTCTGAGCTTCCAGAAGCGATTCCACATTTTGTCCATCGACAAAGTGATGAGCTGTCAAAAATTCTGACCTGTCTGCGTCCAGAAAGCAAGTGTAAATATGTCTTACTACATGGAGCTCCAGGAATTGGGAAGACAACATTGGCCATCAAAGCCGGGAATGAAATACTTGAAGTTAACGATCGCGCACTGGTTGTATACATAAATTGCAAGTACATTCATTCTTACGCAGACTTTTCAGAAAAAGTCATTCGTCAAATTTACCAATCACTTTATCCTGCAAACAACCCCGAAGCTGAAATCACGAATCGTGTGATTTCAGTAAACaagaatttctttattcttttgttgctgGACAACTTTGAGTTTTTACTTGGTAATGCGAATGACAACGAACAGGAAAATCGACGATCGGCTGCATCTTTATTTCCCAACAGTAATGACCGAAGGTTGATCGAAAACTCTATCGTTGAAATTTCGAAGTGCGCAAGAAACGTTAAATTACTTGTTACTTCATCGAAGATTGTTTGTTTCCCTCAAATTGGGCCAGAGACGGTGACATTGGAACGGTTTTCTCCAGAAGAAACCTTCAAGCTATTAAAAAATACACGCCGCGATCGAATAACGGTCGAAACATCCAACCAACTACACGAAACCTGTAATGGTATTCCGCTCGTTCTTCACACTTTCATGTCGTCGGCAGCTAATCTGGTCGATCTCGTGGACTATATGAGCAGCTCTCCTCCGGGGTATAACATGGAAATCTTTGGAAGGGCGAATACAGTTCCACACGATCTCACGATTGGCAAATGCCTGGACTATTGCTTCAGTAGACTAAGAACGCAAGAACAGCATACCCTTTTAAGTGTGGCTCTGGTTAGAGGTTGGTTCACGCTACCTAAAGTTGCTAAAGCCTTTTGTTCCGCTACGTCAAGTGAGCGTGATATCACAGGCCATGTTGAAGAACTGAGAAACTGCTCTCTCCTGCAGTACAGTATGTTTGGGGAAACATGTCGGTATACATTCCTCTCGATCATTCGAGATTACTGCATACACAAGGCGGCATCGGAACAGAGGTTTCGTGTGGTTATCCGTGGCGCTCGTAATCTGCTCATCGACCACCTCAtttctttcttgaaagaaaCCTCCAAGAAGTTCTTAAGCAAAGATGCGGTGGAGTCAGCTATTAAGGACTTTGCAtgggaaaaagaaaatgtgtTGCAGCTTGTTGAATGGATTGAAAAGGGTGAAGTGGATATGGAACGTATTAGGAAATGCATTGATGCCTTTAACGTGGCGGGAGAGCTGCTTGCAAAGATGATGGCGAAGTCCATGTTTAAGGTAGTCTACGATTCCTTGGTCAGGAAATGTGAAGAAATGGGAGAACAACGAAGACTCGGTGAATGTCTGACTTCCCTTGGaatcaaagaaattttcaaCTGTACGTGCACAGCTGGTCTGTGTGATGAAGCTACTGCACGAGCTCAACCCTATTTGGAGAGAGCCAACAAAATCCAGAGTGACCTTGGCATCAAGCATGGTAACAGCAGAGCCCAATGTCTCGCTAAGCTTGGCCGCTGTTTAGCAAAAGCAAAAAGTAATGACAGCCGTGAACGAGAAAGAGGTATGATTGAGGACGCAATTCTCATCAGGCAAAACGCAGTGAGGACACCGGATGAAGAAGAAGGCGGCGAAAATGTCTGCCACGTCATGCTGGGTGCAACATTTAATGACAAGGCGG tGGCTCTTTCACTTGAAAGCGATCACGGACAGGCCGTAAAAATCCGAAGAGATGAAGTTTTGCCGATCTACAGAGAAAGATTAGGTGATCATCCTTTCACTGCTACCATCCTTAACAACCTGTCCAATAATCATCGCGATCTGAGGGAAATCGAAGCCGCTGAACGGTACGTGAGGGAAGCTTTGGAGATTCGGCTGAATTTGTTGGACGTCCATAGGGACACCTGCAAATCCCTGTTTGATCTTGGAATGGTGTTAAAGGAAAAGAGGGAATTCCAGGAGGCAAAGACCAACTTAGAGAAGTGCAAAGCGATGCAAGAGAAATTAGCGAATGACGACACTATTGTTCAACA GACACAACGAGAGCTAGAAGCCGTTCGCTTGGAACTTGGTGAATTGCAATAA